In Leptospira saintgironsiae, one genomic interval encodes:
- a CDS encoding holo-ACP synthase, whose translation MKLESQTLPNFESVTSPYASVGVDLTFIPEFKESLQDKATFFFKITFTDWERKKGQTKPENQRASFFAGRYAAKEALIKALDGYRLFQKPDLSVNYSEIEIRNDDYGRPYFRFYGNFETYLNNLKPNSIRLSISHTGDYAFSEVLLIF comes from the coding sequence ATGAAATTAGAATCACAAACTCTTCCTAACTTTGAATCTGTTACCAGTCCTTATGCTTCAGTTGGAGTAGATCTTACTTTTATTCCAGAGTTCAAAGAAAGTTTGCAGGATAAGGCAACCTTCTTCTTTAAAATTACTTTTACGGATTGGGAAAGAAAGAAGGGGCAAACAAAACCCGAAAACCAAAGAGCAAGTTTTTTTGCAGGAAGATACGCAGCAAAAGAAGCGCTGATCAAGGCCTTAGATGGGTATCGTTTGTTCCAAAAACCCGATCTATCTGTAAACTATTCTGAAATCGAAATACGTAATGATGATTATGGCCGTCCGTATTTTCGTTTTTATGGAAACTTTGAAACCTATCTAAACAATTTAAAACCGAATTCTATCCGGTTGAGCATCAGTCATACGGGGGATTACGCATTTTCCGAAGTCCTCCTGATATTTTAG
- a CDS encoding type I polyketide synthase: MKTNYSSGALSSEQVSTIFKNLSAQSAKTFVTFGGQGIDPIPELRSFYEEGHSYSEFWETVFSSIEEECKAIHKDRLIGALPLGFHLKDWLDQPELTPDHSILKNCSYSIPLIFLAQASALYRVLQDESNWEALFNETSGIFGHSQGVYAGFLLSSSPDKTTFLTNLSLILRNLISLGIRVQEEFPILELDVSAKRLLKPDEIVSPMAALKSENDSLLTEELEKFNLTRSSEDTVYLGLKNGPKARVVCGSPESLLEFRSFLTNNSFPNLESWTFLKISAPFHSPLLRRVPVLLEEDVKRIGFNPKQSDLKIPLYDTRDGRDLRTESDIALALSRMAVAEILDWEICLGSLEKEESKVLLISFGPGVDAEKLCSPILRGKSYIVRNLSKSESYRSFTKETSLEFPKSWKEFQPETVELPNGKVFLKNNYSVWTGRAPIFGGGMTPSTVEPEIVISAAKEGYLVEWAGGGQVTEELFRKRMDVFRKELPPGVGIVINLLYLDAYLWNLQVPLVKKLKSEGAPIEGVTISAGIPEAEEAIRILKDFEAHGIWLNSFKPGTQKQIRQVISISKQIPDSKILMQIEGGAAGGHHSWEDLEELVRSTYSEIRDCKNIILAVGGGIAEPQDSKSWLFGTWAGKNPMPVDAVFLGTRLMAAKECATSEKIKQALVDISGSENWKTTQEGKNAGGVISGRSGLGADIYYAENTWTQLSSLAEELTKGKETEEAKKAVISKKNELVSLINSTSKPYFGVLEEMSYTQILSRYLELTCPGQRLISPEGNWPDHPFIDKSFRSRFIELAQRFEARISELSDQNSILEKIGSDFDPNVFLNEWKNRYKNADSILILPEDIIFFFDVCRRPGKPVNFIPVIDEDLVKWIRSDSLWYSHCVGIEPDSCAWIPGPKAIKGIHKANEPVSSIFQNFLQINLDNSKSKKIHWEDLFDSDSQGKKILNFFQEEQIRNNSVSIFENIDINSNDWIICLAELGKGFLNALLKSPKIGQTSSDLKLFFEPRVGRKFTWETSNSEELLLLQILEENKLKVELKLSEKDSAELKLFFYDPKDGAAIPFQRKFYSSKTSGTFIEEDLSFREKSGLDLYLRTWGLDQKIDLNSSKNISQELESEIVIDKESILNFRKAIGELRRTDLKSDPNPPLGMSTAFAWKVLLSPLFTLENKNLFRLLHFSQNFQWEKETNDLVPGDKLRSKARLAKVRKLGSGQEIQILGEISKEGKKVCSFQTGFLIRDVNSKFEEFDSLPFEKTILIKSEAESNLINSIPWIYKKEDQETNSVGYKLKFTSTNRLVLSLSSNQELHAIEGKIEKVSGFHLEEWGKFKLEEKTTVGIPTSFDRFFLNLTEADQEIPLTKSYKIISETFYAPSDMSEYSAASGDTNPIHTDIDFAKYAGWKDRIVHGLWTSSRVIKQIVMDTCEGDPSRLSSFEEIFEAPVYLGEELLLEAIHVSQKKGSQILSVSLENRNGERKLSAKAIVSPKKTGYVFTGQGSQSQGMGMKLRDEFPEARNVWQRAENTTKDELGFSLLKIVQDNPTTLKVGKKVWNHPKGVLHLTQFTQVALVTKSMADWEILKERGFLNQEAPFAGHSLGEFSALSARGFLGLENVIRIVYGRGLTMQSLVPRDKEGRSPFGMSVVLGNRHVGLDEETILKVVAQIKEETGLPLEVVNLNIRDKQYSVTGDLKALTEMENRFKEIVRGKKTTIRLEGIDVPFHSRVLVNGVAEFRKTLEANVPQISGFEELDGKYIPNLVAKPFSIDKEFIKYVGEVSGSPILEKILKENQKLSNKELRRILLIELLAYQFAMPVQWIKTQDQFFQDLKVRRLIDLGARGDLAGMARQTLREVSDPSSFEILHIEENRNIVFSELEDCDTAEFSKLREIPEPITIESPIAKAEIRTAPAQIQDIVQESQQFGGEEASVNLTKKDALFVLLSLKAGIRPEEISEDENIDTLFGGNSSKRNQVMADLGTEFKTTSLDGAHEKSLKDLIKSLEEQSGYTQPGPYLRTSFEETLKKFFPPDFGRTEVFKYLKEERGLSTSGIFAVSIFLPLYVREGESLRKGTLSSIALNSRIGNSKDASKWLDKAVDIFAQSKGIRIGKLSANNSRSGGGAKVDAAALEELERKYFGAEGIFGKAIKNFQSRLLGEDPFSEFLIKDLNVLQEARQKIQAESAPSSIFEEKKIVRFSNSEQWAKKKLLQGLTKLRTGTSNNFSPEEERYFANHASPLLSQVLKYWDQILENDKIQFPEEKKNLETKREYLRSLSSKWDQNRNPIFFTENSVLRPKLEISEEGNLNFKEVEYSTKLKDFFQNKISIGTSKDQGASWKENQQETESILNSILRSSSEGISFSGLKVLVTGGGPNSIALETVFVLLAGGADIILTTTSYSSEKVKFYKKIFQKYGAKGASLSLVPFSQGSFDDIRSLSEWLVQKDWEPDVLIPFGAVGEENTGSQLDDSSLTSLRVMLLGVEKLIGTLGRVKNTPTETSPLHVILPLSPNHGIFGRDGMYAETKLGLETLFRKKFSEEDDWGKHTRIHGCVIGWVRGTGLMEANDLVAQALEEKSGVLTFSRREMGLLLGNLIHTYVFHSSEQITKANFTGGLDSQTDLGKTLGKIRADILSEAKIKKETFSLKSKVLLEKQETRSREFLPKEVYKYPSIPSQAKLNEIGHLKELDLSKTICVVGFSEIGPAGSSMTRWELEKSGTLSLEAALELAWMMGFIKYQAADKGRSWTDSETGEAVAEWEIKSKYEEKILTHTGIRIIDKESVGFDPSSLFSFVDVVLEEDFFIPVSNSKEAEEFKKAEPEATEIYHDSEKDKWFVRRKKGSTIKARKASDFNRKVAGQIPKGWDPAKYGLTKDLTAQVDPITVYNLYCTCEAFLRSGMEPMELYRFLHPGLVGSTVGSGMGGMGKLKRMFHDFLLGKERQHDALQESLINVTTAWALTSYVGGYGPVQTPVAACATAGISLEMAASLIKEGKAGFMLAGAFDDFAMESLVGFGDMQATASSVEMLEQGIDPKGMCRPNDIRRGGFVEAQGGGVVLLARADLALEAGLPIYGILAYAGSKTDGIQASIPAPGLGLLSLGAESEKEKSPLRNALSSFGLTADDIGVAYKHDTSTKANDKNENKLLYNLLSKLGRSPGNLLPVVSQKSLTGHSKGGAAAWQTIGILQTLEEGIVTGNRNLEEVDPDMNDYEFITFTDESIPFGKHNIKAGMLTTLGFGHVGALCLFVHSDYFLAALTPEQRETYLKLRRKREITNRNRYHEIRMGIGKPMYERHTKSYFQEEEIGILLDANYRSKQGEKK; encoded by the coding sequence ATGAAAACGAATTATTCAAGCGGAGCTTTGTCTTCTGAACAAGTATCAACTATCTTTAAAAACCTTTCCGCCCAATCTGCTAAAACATTCGTAACCTTTGGTGGGCAAGGGATAGATCCTATTCCTGAGTTACGTTCTTTCTATGAAGAGGGCCATTCCTATTCTGAATTTTGGGAAACTGTCTTTTCTTCCATCGAAGAAGAATGTAAAGCGATCCATAAAGACAGACTGATAGGAGCATTACCTTTAGGTTTTCATTTAAAGGATTGGTTGGATCAACCAGAACTAACTCCAGACCATTCTATCTTAAAGAATTGTTCTTATAGTATTCCTCTTATCTTTTTAGCCCAGGCTTCTGCTTTATACAGAGTTCTCCAAGATGAATCTAATTGGGAGGCTCTTTTTAACGAAACTTCTGGTATATTCGGTCATTCCCAAGGGGTTTACGCAGGATTCTTATTATCTTCTTCTCCTGATAAAACTACATTCTTAACAAATTTATCTCTTATACTTAGAAATCTAATTAGTTTAGGAATTCGAGTCCAAGAAGAATTTCCAATTTTAGAATTGGACGTTTCTGCTAAAAGGCTTTTGAAACCGGATGAGATTGTTTCTCCTATGGCAGCCTTAAAATCAGAAAACGATTCCTTATTAACGGAAGAATTAGAAAAATTTAATTTAACCAGAAGTTCCGAAGACACAGTATATTTAGGTCTGAAGAATGGACCAAAGGCTCGAGTAGTCTGCGGATCGCCAGAATCTTTATTAGAATTCAGAAGTTTCCTTACAAATAATAGTTTCCCTAACTTGGAATCTTGGACATTCCTAAAAATTTCTGCTCCATTTCATAGCCCTCTCTTAAGAAGAGTTCCTGTACTTTTAGAAGAAGATGTCAAAAGAATTGGATTCAATCCGAAACAATCTGATCTAAAAATTCCTTTATACGACACAAGAGACGGAAGGGATCTCAGAACTGAATCAGATATTGCACTTGCATTATCCAGAATGGCAGTTGCAGAAATATTAGATTGGGAAATCTGCTTAGGAAGTTTAGAAAAGGAAGAAAGCAAAGTTTTACTGATCTCTTTCGGACCAGGAGTAGACGCAGAAAAATTATGCTCTCCTATCTTAAGAGGAAAATCCTATATAGTTCGAAATTTAAGCAAATCAGAATCGTATAGATCATTTACCAAAGAGACTAGTTTAGAATTTCCTAAATCATGGAAAGAATTCCAACCGGAAACTGTTGAGCTCCCGAATGGAAAAGTTTTCTTAAAAAACAATTATTCTGTTTGGACAGGAAGAGCTCCGATCTTCGGAGGAGGTATGACTCCTTCTACCGTTGAACCTGAAATAGTTATCTCCGCTGCAAAAGAAGGATATTTAGTAGAATGGGCAGGTGGCGGACAAGTAACCGAAGAATTATTCAGAAAAAGAATGGATGTGTTTCGAAAGGAATTACCTCCAGGAGTTGGCATAGTAATCAACCTTTTATACTTAGATGCTTATTTATGGAATCTACAAGTTCCATTAGTTAAAAAGCTCAAAAGTGAAGGAGCACCGATCGAAGGAGTTACCATCTCTGCCGGTATTCCAGAAGCTGAAGAAGCAATTCGAATATTAAAAGATTTCGAAGCTCATGGGATCTGGCTAAATTCTTTCAAACCCGGAACCCAAAAACAGATCCGACAAGTGATCTCTATTTCAAAACAAATACCGGATTCAAAAATTCTAATGCAGATAGAAGGCGGAGCTGCAGGAGGCCATCATAGCTGGGAAGACCTCGAAGAACTAGTCCGCTCTACTTATAGTGAGATCAGAGATTGTAAAAATATCATCTTAGCAGTCGGAGGGGGAATTGCGGAACCTCAAGATTCAAAATCTTGGTTATTCGGAACCTGGGCTGGAAAAAATCCAATGCCAGTAGATGCAGTCTTCTTAGGCACAAGACTCATGGCCGCAAAAGAATGTGCTACATCAGAAAAAATTAAACAAGCTTTGGTTGATATCTCAGGATCTGAAAATTGGAAAACAACCCAAGAAGGAAAAAACGCAGGAGGAGTAATCTCGGGAAGATCAGGACTCGGCGCTGATATTTATTACGCAGAAAATACGTGGACTCAACTTTCCTCGCTAGCAGAAGAATTAACAAAGGGAAAAGAAACAGAAGAAGCTAAAAAGGCTGTTATATCCAAAAAGAACGAATTAGTTTCTCTAATCAATTCTACTTCTAAACCTTACTTTGGTGTTTTAGAAGAGATGAGTTATACTCAAATTCTTTCTAGATACTTAGAACTAACTTGTCCCGGACAAAGATTAATTTCCCCAGAAGGAAATTGGCCGGATCATCCCTTTATAGATAAAAGTTTCAGAAGCAGATTTATAGAATTAGCGCAAAGATTCGAAGCCCGCATCTCAGAACTATCAGATCAAAATTCTATATTAGAAAAAATAGGTTCGGACTTTGATCCAAATGTTTTTCTAAACGAATGGAAGAATAGGTATAAAAACGCAGATTCAATTCTAATCTTACCGGAAGATATAATCTTCTTCTTTGATGTTTGTAGAAGACCAGGTAAGCCAGTAAATTTCATCCCAGTCATTGATGAAGACTTGGTAAAATGGATCCGTTCCGATTCTCTTTGGTATTCTCACTGCGTAGGTATCGAGCCAGATTCTTGTGCTTGGATCCCAGGACCAAAAGCTATCAAAGGAATTCATAAAGCAAACGAACCAGTCTCGTCTATCTTTCAAAATTTTCTTCAAATTAATTTAGATAATTCTAAATCTAAAAAAATTCATTGGGAAGATCTATTCGATTCGGATTCTCAAGGTAAAAAAATACTGAATTTTTTCCAAGAAGAGCAAATTAGAAATAATTCGGTCTCTATATTCGAAAATATTGATATAAATTCAAATGATTGGATTATCTGTTTAGCAGAATTAGGAAAAGGATTCCTAAATGCTCTATTAAAATCTCCCAAAATCGGACAAACCTCATCTGATCTCAAACTATTCTTTGAACCAAGAGTTGGGAGAAAATTTACTTGGGAAACAAGTAACTCAGAAGAATTGCTACTGCTCCAAATCTTAGAAGAAAACAAACTAAAAGTAGAGTTAAAACTTTCGGAAAAAGATTCTGCTGAATTAAAACTATTCTTCTACGATCCTAAAGATGGAGCCGCTATTCCTTTCCAAAGAAAGTTTTACTCAAGCAAAACCTCAGGAACATTTATAGAGGAAGATCTTTCATTTAGAGAAAAATCCGGCTTAGATCTATATTTGAGAACATGGGGATTGGATCAAAAAATTGATCTGAATTCTTCTAAAAATATTTCTCAAGAATTAGAATCCGAGATTGTAATCGATAAGGAATCTATTTTAAATTTCAGGAAAGCAATCGGAGAATTAAGAAGAACAGATCTAAAATCAGATCCAAATCCTCCTCTCGGAATGAGTACCGCTTTTGCTTGGAAAGTATTACTCTCTCCACTATTTACATTAGAAAATAAGAATTTATTTAGACTTTTACATTTCTCCCAAAATTTCCAATGGGAAAAAGAAACAAATGATTTGGTCCCGGGAGATAAACTAAGATCTAAAGCAAGACTTGCTAAAGTTCGCAAATTAGGCTCAGGACAAGAAATCCAAATCTTGGGAGAAATTTCAAAAGAAGGAAAGAAGGTCTGCTCTTTCCAAACTGGGTTTTTGATCCGAGATGTGAATTCCAAATTTGAAGAATTCGATTCTTTACCTTTTGAAAAAACTATTCTTATCAAATCGGAAGCGGAATCCAATCTTATAAATTCTATCCCTTGGATTTACAAAAAAGAAGATCAAGAAACCAACTCAGTTGGATATAAATTAAAATTCACTTCTACGAATCGCCTTGTTCTGTCTTTGAGCTCAAACCAGGAACTTCATGCAATCGAAGGTAAGATAGAAAAAGTTTCAGGTTTTCATCTAGAAGAATGGGGAAAATTCAAATTAGAAGAAAAAACCACTGTTGGAATTCCAACATCTTTTGATCGATTCTTCTTAAATCTTACAGAAGCAGATCAAGAAATTCCGCTTACAAAATCCTACAAGATCATATCCGAAACCTTTTATGCACCTTCTGATATGAGTGAATATTCTGCGGCTTCCGGAGATACAAATCCGATCCATACAGATATTGATTTTGCAAAATATGCAGGCTGGAAGGATAGGATCGTTCACGGACTCTGGACTTCTTCCAGAGTAATTAAACAAATCGTAATGGATACATGCGAAGGCGATCCATCTAGATTATCTTCTTTCGAAGAGATATTCGAAGCTCCCGTATATTTAGGAGAAGAATTACTTTTAGAGGCAATCCATGTCTCTCAAAAGAAGGGATCTCAAATTCTTTCGGTCAGTTTAGAGAATAGAAATGGAGAAAGAAAATTAAGCGCGAAAGCAATTGTTTCTCCTAAAAAGACGGGCTATGTATTCACAGGCCAAGGTTCTCAATCCCAAGGAATGGGAATGAAACTCAGAGATGAGTTTCCAGAAGCCAGAAATGTTTGGCAAAGAGCAGAGAACACTACAAAAGATGAATTAGGCTTCTCTCTTTTAAAAATTGTACAAGATAATCCAACCACATTGAAAGTTGGGAAAAAAGTTTGGAATCATCCAAAGGGTGTTCTTCATCTCACTCAATTTACTCAAGTTGCTTTGGTCACTAAGTCTATGGCAGACTGGGAGATCTTAAAAGAAAGAGGGTTTCTAAATCAAGAAGCTCCGTTTGCAGGACATTCCTTAGGAGAATTCTCCGCTCTATCTGCCAGAGGATTTTTAGGATTAGAGAATGTGATCCGAATCGTGTATGGAAGAGGACTAACAATGCAAAGTCTCGTTCCAAGGGACAAAGAAGGAAGAAGCCCTTTTGGAATGAGCGTTGTATTAGGAAATCGTCATGTAGGCTTGGACGAAGAAACTATCCTGAAAGTTGTTGCGCAAATCAAAGAAGAAACAGGTCTTCCTTTGGAAGTGGTCAACTTAAACATCCGAGATAAACAATATTCTGTGACGGGTGATCTTAAGGCTCTCACTGAAATGGAAAATCGTTTTAAAGAGATCGTAAGAGGCAAAAAAACTACAATTCGTCTGGAAGGAATCGATGTACCGTTCCATTCTAGAGTATTAGTAAACGGAGTTGCAGAATTCAGAAAAACTTTAGAGGCGAATGTTCCTCAAATATCAGGTTTCGAAGAATTGGATGGAAAATATATCCCAAACCTGGTAGCAAAACCATTCTCCATTGATAAGGAATTCATAAAATATGTTGGAGAAGTTTCAGGAAGCCCGATCCTTGAAAAAATCTTAAAAGAAAACCAGAAACTTTCTAATAAAGAACTCAGAAGGATTCTGTTGATTGAGTTACTTGCTTACCAATTTGCAATGCCAGTGCAATGGATCAAGACCCAGGATCAATTCTTCCAAGATCTGAAAGTCCGAAGATTGATCGACCTTGGAGCCAGAGGAGATCTTGCAGGTATGGCAAGGCAGACTCTGAGAGAAGTTTCGGATCCTTCTTCTTTTGAAATCTTACATATAGAAGAAAATCGGAATATAGTTTTTTCAGAATTAGAAGATTGTGATACGGCTGAATTTTCAAAACTCAGAGAAATTCCAGAACCTATAACAATAGAATCTCCAATTGCAAAAGCGGAAATTAGAACCGCTCCAGCGCAAATTCAGGATATTGTCCAAGAATCTCAACAATTCGGCGGAGAAGAAGCATCCGTAAATCTCACTAAAAAAGATGCATTATTCGTATTACTTTCTTTGAAAGCAGGAATTCGACCGGAAGAAATTTCAGAAGATGAAAACATAGATACTCTTTTCGGAGGAAATTCTTCCAAAAGAAATCAGGTAATGGCAGATCTAGGAACCGAATTCAAAACCACAAGTTTAGATGGAGCTCATGAAAAATCTTTAAAAGATCTGATAAAATCTTTAGAAGAACAATCTGGATACACTCAACCAGGTCCTTATCTCAGAACTTCATTCGAAGAAACTTTGAAGAAATTTTTTCCGCCTGATTTTGGTAGAACTGAAGTATTCAAATATTTAAAAGAGGAAAGAGGATTAAGCACTTCTGGAATTTTCGCCGTTAGCATTTTTCTTCCTTTATATGTAAGAGAAGGAGAATCATTACGAAAAGGAACATTGAGTTCCATCGCATTAAACTCTAGGATTGGAAATTCTAAAGATGCATCCAAATGGTTGGATAAAGCTGTAGATATATTTGCTCAGTCCAAAGGGATAAGGATTGGAAAACTTTCCGCAAACAATTCAAGATCAGGCGGAGGTGCGAAAGTAGATGCAGCTGCCCTGGAAGAATTAGAAAGAAAGTATTTTGGAGCAGAAGGAATTTTTGGAAAAGCAATCAAGAATTTCCAATCAAGACTTTTAGGAGAAGATCCATTTTCAGAATTCTTAATAAAGGATCTAAATGTTCTACAAGAAGCTAGGCAAAAAATCCAAGCAGAGTCCGCACCTTCTTCTATATTTGAAGAAAAGAAAATTGTTCGTTTTTCGAATTCGGAACAATGGGCAAAGAAAAAACTTCTTCAAGGTTTAACTAAACTAAGAACTGGAACCTCAAATAATTTCAGTCCAGAAGAAGAACGATATTTTGCGAATCATGCAAGTCCTCTATTATCTCAGGTCCTAAAATACTGGGACCAAATTCTGGAGAATGACAAGATCCAATTTCCGGAAGAAAAGAAAAATTTAGAAACTAAAAGAGAATATTTAAGATCACTTTCTTCTAAATGGGATCAAAATAGAAACCCTATCTTTTTCACGGAAAACTCTGTATTACGTCCTAAACTAGAGATTTCTGAAGAAGGTAACTTAAACTTTAAGGAAGTAGAATATTCTACTAAACTAAAGGATTTTTTCCAAAACAAAATTTCAATCGGAACGAGTAAGGATCAAGGCGCGAGCTGGAAAGAAAATCAGCAGGAAACTGAGTCTATTCTAAACTCAATTTTACGTTCTTCAAGCGAAGGAATTTCCTTTTCAGGTCTTAAAGTTTTAGTTACAGGCGGTGGACCAAACTCGATCGCATTAGAGACTGTATTCGTTCTGCTCGCTGGCGGCGCGGATATTATTCTAACCACTACTTCTTATTCTTCCGAGAAAGTTAAGTTTTACAAAAAAATATTCCAAAAGTACGGAGCAAAAGGTGCTTCTCTCTCTTTAGTTCCATTCTCTCAAGGATCTTTCGACGACATACGTTCTCTATCAGAATGGTTGGTCCAAAAAGATTGGGAGCCGGATGTTTTAATTCCATTCGGCGCGGTTGGAGAAGAGAATACAGGATCACAATTGGATGATTCTTCTTTAACATCTTTGAGAGTCATGCTGCTCGGTGTGGAAAAACTGATAGGCACTCTAGGAAGAGTAAAAAACACACCTACGGAAACTTCTCCGCTTCATGTGATCTTACCTCTTTCACCGAACCATGGAATCTTTGGAAGAGATGGAATGTATGCGGAAACTAAATTGGGCCTTGAGACTTTGTTCCGCAAAAAATTCTCAGAAGAAGATGATTGGGGAAAACATACAAGGATCCACGGTTGTGTGATCGGTTGGGTAAGAGGAACAGGCCTCATGGAAGCCAACGATCTTGTAGCTCAAGCGTTGGAAGAAAAATCTGGAGTGCTTACATTCTCCAGAAGAGAGATGGGACTTCTTTTAGGAAATTTAATCCACACCTATGTGTTCCATTCTTCTGAACAAATTACTAAGGCAAACTTCACAGGCGGTTTGGATTCTCAAACTGATCTTGGAAAAACTTTAGGAAAGATACGTGCAGACATTCTTTCAGAAGCAAAGATCAAAAAGGAAACCTTCTCACTTAAGAGCAAGGTCCTATTAGAAAAACAGGAAACTCGCTCAAGAGAATTTTTACCTAAAGAAGTATATAAATATCCTTCTATCCCTTCTCAAGCTAAATTAAACGAAATAGGACACTTAAAAGAATTAGATTTATCTAAAACGATTTGTGTTGTTGGTTTTTCAGAGATCGGACCTGCGGGTAGTTCCATGACCAGATGGGAATTGGAAAAATCGGGAACACTTTCTTTAGAAGCTGCACTCGAACTGGCTTGGATGATGGGTTTCATCAAATACCAAGCTGCAGACAAGGGAAGAAGTTGGACTGATTCCGAAACTGGAGAAGCAGTCGCTGAATGGGAAATAAAATCTAAATATGAAGAAAAGATCTTAACCCATACTGGAATTCGAATTATAGATAAAGAGTCAGTAGGTTTCGATCCTTCTTCATTATTCTCGTTTGTAGATGTAGTTTTGGAAGAAGACTTCTTCATTCCTGTTTCTAACTCAAAAGAAGCAGAAGAATTTAAGAAAGCAGAACCAGAAGCTACAGAAATCTATCACGATTCCGAAAAAGACAAATGGTTCGTAAGAAGGAAAAAAGGAAGTACAATCAAAGCAAGAAAAGCTTCCGACTTCAATAGAAAAGTTGCAGGACAAATCCCGAAAGGATGGGATCCCGCAAAATACGGACTTACAAAAGATCTAACCGCTCAAGTAGATCCGATCACAGTATATAATCTTTATTGCACATGCGAAGCATTCCTACGCTCCGGAATGGAGCCAATGGAATTGTATAGATTTCTACATCCTGGACTCGTAGGTTCGACAGTTGGCTCTGGTATGGGGGGAATGGGAAAACTCAAAAGAATGTTCCATGACTTCTTACTCGGAAAAGAAAGACAGCATGACGCGTTACAAGAATCACTAATTAATGTTACGACGGCTTGGGCCCTTACCTCTTATGTAGGTGGTTATGGTCCTGTCCAAACTCCAGTCGCTGCTTGTGCCACTGCAGGAATATCTTTAGAGATGGCTGCAAGTTTGATCAAAGAAGGTAAAGCAGGCTTTATGTTAGCCGGCGCATTTGACGATTTCGCGATGGAAAGTTTAGTAGGATTCGGAGACATGCAAGCCACCGCAAGCAGTGTGGAAATGTTGGAACAAGGCATCGACCCGAAAGGAATGTGCCGTCCGAACGATATCAGAAGAGGTGGATTCGTAGAAGCACAAGGAGGAGGAGTCGTTCTACTCGCAAGAGCAGACTTAGCTTTAGAAGCAGGACTTCCTATTTATGGAATCTTGGCTTATGCAGGTTCCAAAACAGACGGTATCCAAGCTTCCATTCCTGCACCAGGACTCGGACTCTTATCCTTAGGAGCAGAATCTGAAAAAGAAAAATCTCCTTTAAGAAACGCGTTATCCTCTTTTGGACTTACTGCTGATGATATAGGAGTCGCTTACAAACACGATACTTCTACAAAAGCAAATGATAAGAATGAAAACAAACTTTTGTATAATTTATTATCTAAGTTAGGTAGAAGTCCAGGAAATCTATTGCCTGTAGTTTCTCAAAAATCTCTTACAGGACATTCCAAAGGCGGAGCCGCTGCATGGCAAACAATTGGGATATTACAAACTTTGGAAGAAGGTATCGTAACCGGAAATCGAAACCTGGAAGAAGTAGATCCGGACATGAACGATTATGAGTTCATTACATTTACGGATGAAAGTATTCCATTCGGAAAACATAATATTAAGGCCGGAATGTTAACCACATTAGGCTTCGGACACGTAGGTGCACTTTGTCTTTTCGTTCATTCGGATTATTTCTTAGCAGCACTTACTCCAGAACAAAGGGAAACCTATCTGAAATTGAGAAGAAAAAGAGAGATCACCAACCGAAACAGATATCATGAGATAAGAATGGGTATAGGAAAACCTATGTATGAAAGACATACTAAGTCTTATTTCCAAGAAGAAGAAATCGGTATTCTTTTAGATGCAAACTATAGATCCAAACAGGGAGAGAAAAAATGA